The Xenopus tropicalis strain Nigerian chromosome 7, UCB_Xtro_10.0, whole genome shotgun sequence genome includes a region encoding these proteins:
- the LOC101734217 gene encoding protein kinase C delta type — MKRIRSEFGDLDPGPSKDKKRRKEHEEDGEEKLKKKRERSSEEQQPDECCRKEKWRRKESNEGGAGPVSVQAPSPRLNPLSVTSYNFYSELGEGSFGKVMLATLRDRKPYVAVKFLRKTGGTNYSKVLTEAQVLKISRECQFLCQGYAAFQTKWHAFYVMEFLSGGSLHDELKQHHRLNIKRIQFHSAEMICGLQFLHGKGIIHRDLKPGNVLFDHKGHIRISDFGLAKQNIFPGDATTGWVGTLNYMAPEILGQQDYNAAVDWWSFGIIIYKMATGMLPFDDSSREEVIRSIKSNKPEIFSWLHDDLRHLLLLKKKPKRRLGLKGNIRCHPFYQSIDWVVLEEKGAEPPFQPRALETIKANSMGKDNKKKHPTSSQQSSTHGKPMRPDDAGPNKPGKMADPLICSPSPLDSINLFPSFTQQQDLHELLMESDLQDMEKSIKAAQRVVLKEIKDTS, encoded by the exons ATGAAGAGGATTCGTTCGGAATTTGGAGATTTGGACCCCGGGCCGTCGAAGgacaagaaaagaagaaaagaacaTGAAGAGGATGGAGAAGAGAAGTTaaagaagaagagagagaggagttcTGAGGAGCAGCAGCCTGATGAGTGCTGTAGGAAGGAAAAATGGAGAAGGAAGGAGAGTAATGAAG GAGGAGCCGGACCAGTGAGCGTGCAAGCTCCATCTCCGAGGCTGAACCCACTGAGTGTGACCAGCTACAATTTCTATTCTGAGCTGGGAGAAGGAAGTTTTGGCAAG GTTATGTTGGCTACTCTGCGAGATAGGAAGCCATATGTGGCTGTTAAATTCCTGAGAAAAACTGGTGGGACCAATTACAGCAAGGTTCTCACTGAGGCACAAGTGCTGAAGATCTCGAGAGAGTGCCAATTTCTTTGCCAAGGCTATGCCGCTTTTCAAACTAAG TGGCACGCCTTCTATGTAATGGAGTTCCTCAGTGGGGGCAGCCTTCATGATGAGCTGAAACAACACCACAGGTTGAACATCAAAAGAATTCA GTTCCATTCAGCTGAGATGATCTGCGGCCTGCAATTTCTACATGGCAAGGGGATCATCCATCG agaccTGAAACCCGGGAATGTTCTCTTCGACCACAAAGGGCACATCAGAATCTCGGACTTTGGCCTGGCCAAACAGAACATCTTCCCAGGAGACGCCACCACTGGCTGGGTCGGGACCCTTAACTACATGGCCCCTGAG ATTCTAGGTCAACAAGACTATAAtgcagcagtagactggtggtcatttggtATCATCATCTACAAAATGGCCACCGGCATGTTGCCCTTTGACGAcagcagcagggaggaggtcATTAGATCCATCAAGTCAAATAAGCCTGAGATATTTAGTTGGCTGCATGACGATCTGAGACATCTTCTG CTCCTAAAAAAGAAGCCTAAACGACGCCTTGGACTGAAAGGAAACATCAGGTGCCACCCGTTCTATCAATCCATTGATTGGGTGGTGCTGGAAGAGAAAGGAGCAGAACCCCCTTTCCAGCCAAGAGCA CTAGAGACCATAAAAGCGAACAGTATGGGCAAGGACAATAAGAAGAAACATCCTACGTCTTCCCAACAGAGCTCAACACATGGGAAACCCATGAGACCAGATGACGCAGGGCCTAACAAGCCTGGTAAGATGGCAGATCCCTTGATATGCAGTCCGAGCCCCTTGGATTCCATCAATTTATTCCCATCATTTACTCAACAACAAGACCTTCATGAACTTCTGATGGAATCGGATCTCCAGGACATGGAAAAATCCATCAAAGCTGCCCAAAGAGTCGTACTGAAGGAGATAAAAGACACaagctaa